The window GCCAAGGTGGTGCAGTGGCAGGGCACCTCCGTGTTCAAGGTCGGTGGCAAGATGTTCGCGCTCAGCGGCGGCTTTGCCGCGGGCTACATGTTCAAGACCGCGGACATGGCCTATGCGATGCTGATCGAGCACGGCGTCGCCCGGCCCGCGCCCTATCTCGCGCGGGCCAAATGGGTGCAGCTCGTCAGCAACAATTCGTTGCCGGATACCGAGCTCACGGCCTATCTCGCGCAGGCCCACGCCCTGATTGTGGCAAAGCTGACGCGGAAAGCGCGCAAGGAGCTTGGGCTCGGCTAGAGCTTCGCTTCGGCAAAGATGCGGCCAATCCAGTCCAGGAAGACGCAGCCGCAGCCGCAGCGTCAGCTGGCGGTTCTGCGGATAGAGCGCCGACAACGGCGTCGGCGACGTTCCCACACGATGGCGCTGATCGAGGAAGTGCCCGACGGCGGCTATGGCCGCGCCGATGAAGTGTTCGTGATCCCCGCGGCGTATCGGGCGAAGGAGTGAGGTGGCGCGCCCACTCTCCACAACGTGATGAGATGATCATCATCCTTCCACTGGCGCAGTGTTGCACCGCAACTAACTCGGAGGAAAGTCCAGTCACGATGGAGACTTTCCATGACACGGTCCAGCAATGCATCCACGAAGACCCATCGCTACGAGCTCGTCCACGGCGAAGGCGCCGATTTTGTCGCCTACCAGCGCCGCCGTGAGGACGGGCTCTGGGAGACTTTCGCAACGTGGATGATTCCGCGCGCGGTCTGCAACTAATCGCGGCCGGACAGGCCGCAATCCCGAAGCGATTGACGGCAGATTTATATCTGACTAAAGTCAGATAATGCTCGACCCCGTCTCCCGCGTTCGCCGCTTCAACCGTGCCGTGACCTCCGCCGTCGGTGCGCTCGACACCTCGTTTCTTGGACGCGGCCGGCCGCTGGGAGCGGCGCGCGTGCTCAATGCGATCGGACACGGGCGCTCCGAAGTTGGCGAGATCCGCGACTATCTCGGGCTCGATTCCGGGCTGATGAGCCGGTTGTTGCGGGGCCTGGAAGATGAAGGCCTGATCGAAACCAATGCGCATGGAGACGATGCGCGCCGCCGCGTGGCAAAACTGACGCGCGCGGGCCGGCGCGAATTTGCGGCCTACGAGGCCCTGTCGAACGCCCAGGCCGAGGGCTTTCTCGTCCGCAATGCGCAAGGCGAGGCGCTGCTGGCGGCGATGGATCTGATTGCGTCCGCGCTGACGCGCGAGCGCATCGCGCGCACCGAAACGGATCCGCAAAGCGACGAGGCGCGCTATTGCCTCGGGGAATATTACGCCGAGCTCGGCCGCCGCTTCGAACAGGGTTTTGACGTCTCGCTGTCGCGCGATCCCGACGCCAAGGACATGCGCCGGCCGTGCGGCACGTTCATCGTGGCGATGTCGGACACACTGCCGATCGGCTGCGTCGGCCTGAAGGGAACGGATCACGGTTATGCCGAGATCAAGCGGCTGTGGGTCGCACCATCGGCGCGCGGATTGGGGCTCGGCCGGCGCCTGATGGATGCGGCCGAAGATGCCGCACGCGAACTCGGCATCGCTCTGTTGCGGCTCGACACCAACAGCGCGCTCGCCGAAGCCGGCCAGCTCTACCGCAGCACGGGCTGGACCGAGATCCCGCGCTTCAACGACGACCCCTACCCGGATCTGTTCTTCGAAAAACGCTTGTGAGCGGCGCGGCGATCCCCCTGCTCCAGCGTTAAGCTCGGAGCTGCAGGAGTATCGCCATGACGCCAGCCGAACTCGCCCACATCTATCGCGACTACATCGCCTGCCTGAATCTGCAGGATTGGCCTGAGCTCGGTCAATTCGTGCATGATGACGTCGCCCACAATGCGCGGTCGCTCGGACTGACCGGCTATCGCGCGATGCTGGAGCGGGATTTTCGCGAGATTCCGGACCTCCATTTCAAGATTGAGCTGCTGGTCTCCGAGCCGCCGCATATTGCCAGCCGGCTGAAATTCGATTGCGCGCCTGTAGGGCTGTTCCTTGGACTTGCGGTCAACGGAAAGCGCGTGTCTTTCTGCGAGAACGTGTTCTACGAGTTCCGCGGCGGAAAGATCCGGCAGGTGTGGTCGGCCATCGACAAGGCGGCGATCGAGGCGCAGCTTTAGCTGCTGCGCCTCGGACAAGCCTATTCACGCCGCCACCGGCGCCGGCTCGCCCTGCGGCTTCGGGAACGGGCGGAAATTCATCGCCATCAGGAACGCGCCGAGGCCCATCGCCCAGGAGCCTATATAGAGCCAAGCATAGCTGGAGAACGCGTCATAGATCAGGCCGCCGGCCAGCGGGCCGGTCGCCATGCCGAGGCTGCCGGCCATCGCGGTGCCGCCGATCATGGTGCCCATCATCCGCAGCGGAAAGTTTTCGCGGATGATCACCGCATAGAGCGGCATGGTCCCGGCATAGATGAAGCCGAAGATGGCCGCGACCGCGTAGAAAGTCGTGAGCTGATGGGCGAAGACATAAGCGAGCGCGCCGAAGGCTTGCGCGAGCAGGCCCGAGACGAGCACGCGCTTGGCGCCGAAACGATCGCCCATCAGACCGAAGGCAATGCGGCCGCCGAGACCCGCAAGGCCTTCGACACTGTAGATCGTCACCGCCGCGATCAGCGGGATGCCGCAGCTCACGGCATAGCTGACGGTGTGGATGATCGGGCCGGAATGGGTGGCGCAGCAGAAGAAGTTCGTGGCGAGCAGGATCAGGAATTGCGGCGAGCGCAGCGCTTCGCCCCTCGACATCTCGACCCGTGGCGCGCCTGCATTTGACGGCGCGGCCGGCGGATGCGCGAGCGCCGGCGGGCGACGGACCAGGAGCGCGACCGGGATCATGATGGCGCCGACCACCAGCGCCACGATCTGCATCGCGGTGCGCCAGTCATGGTTGGACACCAGCCAGGCCGCGAGCGGCGCCATCGTCATCGGCGCAACCCCCATGCCGGCCGACACCAGCGACACCGCGAGGCCGCGATGGGTGTCGAACCAGCCGGTGACCGTCGCCATCATCGGCGCGAAGATCGCCGCGCAGGAGGCGCCGACCAGGAGGCCAAAGACGAACTGGAACACGATCAGCGAGGTCGCATGGCTCGCGGCGAACAGGCTGAGCGACAGCACGATCGATCCCGTCAGCACCACCGGCAGCGGCCCGAACTTATCCGTCAGCGTTCCCCACGCCATGCTGGTCAAGGCCATCGCCAGGAAGCCGATCGTCATCGCGCCGGAGATGCCGGTCACCGACCAGCCGGTGTCCTTGGCGATCGGCTGAAGGAACACCGGCAGCGAAAACATGCCGCCGATGGCGACGCAGCCGAGCAGGCCGCCGGCGGCGACGATCACCCAGCGATAAGAGGAAGCGGTCATTTTTGTCTCCCGTCAGGTCTGTCTGGGTGGAAGACGAATGGGAACGGCGAAAGCAGACAGGTCTTGCGCTATTTTTTAAGGCAGGCTTATGCAACCCGCCAACAAAATGTCGAAAACAACCCCATGCACAGTAGCCGGCCGCAGCGGGATCAATGACTTACGATGCACGTCGCTTGAGATGCCAAACCGTCAAGATTCCGAGCCGCGATTTGACACGTCGGGCAAAACACCGGCACGATGTCACCATCCCGCCAACCCGATCGCTACGCGTCGAACAGCGCGTTCACATCGCCCTCCGTGAGGGCCGACGCGATCCCGCCGTCGCGATCGAACAGGCCGTCGGCGAGCGCGCGCTTTCTGGCCTTGAGCTCGTCCATCTTTTCCTCGATCGTCCCGGCGGCCACCAGCCTGTAGACGAAGACGGCCTTGTCCTGTCCGATCCGATAGGCCCGATCGATTGCCTGTTCCTCGACCGCGGGATTCCACCAGGGATCGAAAATGATGACGGTATCTGCGGCGGTGAGATTGAGGCCGACACCGCCTGCCTTCAGGCTGATCAGGAAGACCTCCGCCGAACCGTCCTGAAAGGCTTCGATCGCCGTCTTCCGGTCTTTGGTTTGGCCGGTGAGAAGACTGTAGCGCAGACCGCCCGCGTCGAACCGTTTCCGGATCAGATCGAGCATGGAGGTGAACTGCGAGAAGATGATGATCTTGCGCCCCTCACTCAGCAGCTCCCCCACCATTTCGATCAGACGATCGAGCTTGGCCGATGGCCGTTCGACGCCATCGTCCAGTTTCAGCAACGCAGGATCGCAACAGGCCTGCCGCATCCGGAGCAGAGCTTCGAGCACCACGATATGGCTCTTGGCGAGGCCGCGCTTTGCGATGGCCTCGCGAACCTTGCGCGACATCGTGAGCCGTATCGAATCGTAGAGATCGCGTTGCGGTCCTTCCAGCACGATGGTCTCCACCATCTCGCTCTTGGCGGGCAGTTCCGTCGCCACTTCCGTCTTGGTCCGGCGCAACAGAAACGGCTTGACGCGCTGCGCCAGGGCGGCGGTCCGCACCTTGTCGGCCCGCTTCTCGATCGGCGTGCGCCACTGGCGCGAAAAGGCTGCCTTGTCGCCGAGATAGCCCGGGTTGGCAAAGCTCATGATCGACCAGAGTTCGCCGAGGTGATTTTCCATCGGCGTGCCCGTGAGACAGAAGCGGTGCTGCGCCTTCGTCTCGCGCAGCCACCGCGTGGTGACAGCATCGGGGTTCTTGACCGTCTGCGCCTCGTCAAGCACCGCCATGTGCCACTCCCGCGCCAGCAGGATTTCGCGATCCCTTGCGATCAGCGGATATGTCGTCAGAACGAGATCATGCTCGGCGATGGCGGCAAACTTGTGCTTGCGATCCGCCCCGTGCAGGACGAGCACTTTCAGGTCGGGCGCAAACTTCTGCGCCTCGGCAGACCAGTTCGTCATCAGGCTGGTCGGCGCGACGACCAGCACGGGATTGGCGAGGTGACCTCGCGCCTTCTCCAGCGCGATCATGGCCAGGATCTGGACGGTCTTGCCCAACCCCATATCGTCGGCGAGGACCCCGCCCAACCCGCTCTCGCGGAGCAGATCGAGCCATGCCACGCCCTGCGCCTGATAGGGCCGAAGCGTGGCACGAAAGGTTGGCGGCAGCTCCGGCACGGTCAACCCGCGCGCCTGAAGCAGGCCCGCGAGGCGACGGAGATTGTCGGCGCCCCGAAAGGTGAAATGTTCGTTCTCGACGCCGAGCAGCGGAACGATGTCCGCGCGCGACAGTCTGATCTTCCTCGAGGCGTCCTCGAAGACGCCACTCAACCGCAGGCCATGCAGCGCCAGCACGAGTGGCAGGAAGCGATCGGCAGCCAGCGCGAGATGCCGGCCGTCGGCAAGCGGCAGAAGGAAACGTTCGCCCCTCTCGGCGAGTTGCGTCAACGCTTCGGGATTGAAGCCGGATGCCGAAACCAGCGCGGCCAGGAGCGGCGCGAGATCGCGCCGCTCGCCGTCGATCTCGATGCCGAGTGCCAGCTCGAACCAGTCGATGCCGCTGGACTCCAGCACCGCATCGAAGTCACCCGAGGAGTCCGCCAAGCGAAACGGAAAATCGTCGTCGACCAGGATCTCGAAACCTTCCGACCGCAGCTGCTCGGCGCGCAGCGCGAGAAAGTCGAACCAGCCGCGCTGGTCGCTCACCGTGAAATCCATGGCATGGCGGTAGTCGAGCATCGGAAGCGCCGACCTAGCGTCGGCGAGACCGATGTCGGCCAGGCGCTTGCGTGCCTGCTTCTCCTTCGCCAGGCGGCGTGCGATCGCATAGACCTGCCCGCCTTGAAACAGCTCCAGCCGGCTCGCTCGCTGGCTCGGATCGATGTCGAACGCACCATAGCGGAAGCCGAGGCTGGCCACGCCGGCGGGGCCGGTCTGTTCGGTCTTGTTGCGATAATAATAATA is drawn from Bradyrhizobium diazoefficiens and contains these coding sequences:
- a CDS encoding DEAD/DEAH box helicase encodes the protein MLHALYWKSLHVLSDVLKRKEIYSYFSRAAMEKAHAYQAQGRVSGVEVSDDLTHVSSQVRGSESQKYRVDIALEFEGGRLTDLDGDCSCPMAFNCKHVAATVLEALSGKATSVLAPVPVRPPPVPKPAKAQAPSAPPVLGFEVDSWIDSVGRAARSSDSAADESQRLLYCLQPSDEARPYLAVSLRSVRLRKGGDYADNYSSPSPYEFKPERAPKYFRDVDVDIVTAVKATFRGYYDQGPHTEELLRRIVATGRAFWRDHKRAPLSWGEAREGRIEWQPGAGRGVAPHLVMSGAVALNAEPPVYVDEANGVIGPVQLGLPPRLACQFLAAPAIPRAQLEEVSRRLSQRLPELHHGLLPVPPVAAVPIDEDPRPVLRLKLGHVGASYYYYRNKTEQTGPAGVASLGFRYGAFDIDPSQRASRLELFQGGQVYAIARRLAKEKQARKRLADIGLADARSALPMLDYRHAMDFTVSDQRGWFDFLALRAEQLRSEGFEILVDDDFPFRLADSSGDFDAVLESSGIDWFELALGIEIDGERRDLAPLLAALVSASGFNPEALTQLAERGERFLLPLADGRHLALAADRFLPLVLALHGLRLSGVFEDASRKIRLSRADIVPLLGVENEHFTFRGADNLRRLAGLLQARGLTVPELPPTFRATLRPYQAQGVAWLDLLRESGLGGVLADDMGLGKTVQILAMIALEKARGHLANPVLVVAPTSLMTNWSAEAQKFAPDLKVLVLHGADRKHKFAAIAEHDLVLTTYPLIARDREILLAREWHMAVLDEAQTVKNPDAVTTRWLRETKAQHRFCLTGTPMENHLGELWSIMSFANPGYLGDKAAFSRQWRTPIEKRADKVRTAALAQRVKPFLLRRTKTEVATELPAKSEMVETIVLEGPQRDLYDSIRLTMSRKVREAIAKRGLAKSHIVVLEALLRMRQACCDPALLKLDDGVERPSAKLDRLIEMVGELLSEGRKIIIFSQFTSMLDLIRKRFDAGGLRYSLLTGQTKDRKTAIEAFQDGSAEVFLISLKAGGVGLNLTAADTVIIFDPWWNPAVEEQAIDRAYRIGQDKAVFVYRLVAAGTIEEKMDELKARKRALADGLFDRDGGIASALTEGDVNALFDA
- a CDS encoding MmcQ/YjbR family DNA-binding protein, producing MPPKAFEARCLRLPAAAKVVQWQGTSVFKVGGKMFALSGGFAAGYMFKTADMAYAMLIEHGVARPAPYLARAKWVQLVSNNSLPDTELTAYLAQAHALIVAKLTRKARKELGLG
- a CDS encoding ester cyclase — translated: MTPAELAHIYRDYIACLNLQDWPELGQFVHDDVAHNARSLGLTGYRAMLERDFREIPDLHFKIELLVSEPPHIASRLKFDCAPVGLFLGLAVNGKRVSFCENVFYEFRGGKIRQVWSAIDKAAIEAQL
- a CDS encoding GNAT family N-acetyltransferase is translated as MLDPVSRVRRFNRAVTSAVGALDTSFLGRGRPLGAARVLNAIGHGRSEVGEIRDYLGLDSGLMSRLLRGLEDEGLIETNAHGDDARRRVAKLTRAGRREFAAYEALSNAQAEGFLVRNAQGEALLAAMDLIASALTRERIARTETDPQSDEARYCLGEYYAELGRRFEQGFDVSLSRDPDAKDMRRPCGTFIVAMSDTLPIGCVGLKGTDHGYAEIKRLWVAPSARGLGLGRRLMDAAEDAARELGIALLRLDTNSALAEAGQLYRSTGWTEIPRFNDDPYPDLFFEKRL
- a CDS encoding MFS transporter, which gives rise to MTASSYRWVIVAAGGLLGCVAIGGMFSLPVFLQPIAKDTGWSVTGISGAMTIGFLAMALTSMAWGTLTDKFGPLPVVLTGSIVLSLSLFAASHATSLIVFQFVFGLLVGASCAAIFAPMMATVTGWFDTHRGLAVSLVSAGMGVAPMTMAPLAAWLVSNHDWRTAMQIVALVVGAIMIPVALLVRRPPALAHPPAAPSNAGAPRVEMSRGEALRSPQFLILLATNFFCCATHSGPIIHTVSYAVSCGIPLIAAVTIYSVEGLAGLGGRIAFGLMGDRFGAKRVLVSGLLAQAFGALAYVFAHQLTTFYAVAAIFGFIYAGTMPLYAVIIRENFPLRMMGTMIGGTAMAGSLGMATGPLAGGLIYDAFSSYAWLYIGSWAMGLGAFLMAMNFRPFPKPQGEPAPVAA